CCCGCCATGGCCGCGGACCTCCACGCCTCCGAGCCCGTCTTCCGCGAGGAGCTGGAGCGCTGCCTCGACTCCCTGCGCCGGCGCCATGACCTGGACCTGCGCCCGTTGCTCTTCCCCGCCGACCGGAATGACTCCCACGCGGCGAAGCGGCTGGAGCTGACGGCCCTCGCGCAGCCGGCCCTCTTCGCCGTCGAGTACGCGCTGGCGAAGCTGCTCGAGTCCTGGGGCCTCCGGCCGGACGCGATGATCGGTCACAGCGTGGGCGAGTTCGTCGCCGCGTGCCTCGCGGGTGTGTTCTCACTGGAGGATGCACTGGACCTCGTCGCGCTCCGGGGCCGCCTGCTGCAGGCGTGTCCTCCGGGCTCCATGCTCTCCGTCCAGCTCCCCGAGCACGAGCTGCCGCCTCTGCTCGGTGCTGGATTGGAGCTCGCCGCGGTGAATGGCCCGTCCTCGTGCGTCGTCGCGGGCGCCACCGAGGCCATCGACGCGCTGGAGCGGCGGCTCTCGGAGCGCGCGGTGACGTGCCGCCGGCTCCACACGTCCCATGCCTTCCACTGCGCCCGGGTGGACTCCGCCGTGGCCCCCTTCCGCGAGGCCGTGGCCCGGGTGAAGCGCAATCCGCCCACGCTCCGCTTCCTGTCCGGTACCACGGGCACGTGGCTCTCCGCCGAGCAGGCCATGGACCCGGGCTACTGGGCCGAGCACCTGCGCCGTCCCGTGCGCTTCGCCGACGGGCTGGATGAGCTGCTGAAGGAGGACAAGGCCCTCCTGCTCGAGGTGGGTCCGGGGCGCGCCCTGCGCACGCTCGCGCGGTGGCACCCGCGCAAGAAGCCGGACACGGCGGTGCTCAGCTGCCTGCCCTCTCCCGATGAGCAGCGCACCTCGGACGTGGAGCACCTGCTGCGCACCGTGGGCCAGCTCTGGCTGCACGGGGTGGAGGCCCCGGGTCTCTTCTCCGCGGAGAAGCGCCAGCGGGTGCCACTGCCCACCTACCCCTTCGAGCGTCAGCGCCACTGGGTCGAGCTCCGCGCCTCGCCTTCCGCGCCGGTGGGCTCGCTCGAGAAGCGCACGGACCTGTCGAGCTGGTTCTACCTCCCGGTCTGGAAGGAGTCGGTGCCCCCCACTGCTCCGAAGCCCGCGGCGGGCGCGAAGCCCACGGCCTGGCTGCTGCTCATGGATGGCGCCGGGCTCGGTGCGCGCATCGCCGAGCACCTGCGGCAACAGGGCGCGGAGGTGGTCGAGGCCCGGCTGGGACGCGCCTTCCGGCGCACCGGCGCGGACACCTTCGAGCTGGCCCCCACCCGCGAGGCCCATGCCGCCCTGCTCTCGGAGTTGCGCACCGAGGGACGCGCCCCGGAGCGCATCCTCCACCTCTTCGGCCTCACGCCCGAGTCCACCGGTGTCTCCTCCGAGGACGTCCTCTCCCGCTCCTTCCACAGCCTGCTGCTGCTCGCCCAGGCGCTCGGAAGCCAGGGACTGGAGCGTCCCGTGCACCTGATGACCGTGACCAACGGCATGCAGGAGGTCACCGGCGGAGACCTCGTATGGCCCGAGCAGGCCACGGTGCTCGGCCCCGTCCGCGTCATCCCCCGCGAGTACCCCAGCCTCCGCTGCCGGAGCGTGGACGTCTCGCTGCCTCCCGCGGACAGCCTCCACTTCGACCGGCTCGCCGGGCTGCTCGCGGCGGAGGCATCCTCTGATTCCGAGGAGCCCGTCATCGCCTGGCGCAACAACCGCCGGTGGGTGCAGGGCTTCGAGCCACTCCGCATCGACGAGGGAACGCCGCCCCTGCGTGAGCGGGGCGTCTATCTCATCACCGGTGGCTTCGGCGGCATGGGGCTCTCGCTCGCCGAGGCCCTCGCCACCCGGGTGAAGGCCCGGCTCGTGCTCACCAGCCGCACCGGTCTGCCTCCTCGCGAGGAGTGGCCCCGGCTCCTCAACGCTCCCGGCCAGGAGGAGACGCGCCGGAGGATCCGCGCCATCCAGCGGCTCGAGGAGCTGGGCGCGGAGGTGCTCGTGTGCCGCGCGGATGTCACCGAGCTGGAGGCGATGCGCGGAGCCGTGGCCGCGGCCCGGGAGCGCTTCGGTGCGCTCCATGGCGTCATCCACGCGGCGGGCGTTCCAGGTGGAGGCCTCATCCAACTCAAGACGCCCGAGGCCGCCGCCGCCGTGCTGGCCCCCAAGGTGAAGGGGACGCAGGTGCTCGCGGCGGCCATCGAGGGCCTCCGGCCTGACTTCCTCGTGGCCTGCTCCTCGCTGTCCTCCGTCGTCGGCCGGCTCGGGCAGGTGGACTACACGGCGGCCAACACCTTCCTGGATGCCTTCCTGCGCTCCTGGCACACGCGCACCGGCATCCACGCCGTGGCGGTGAACTGGGGCGCCTGGGACGAGGTCGGCATGGCCGCGCGCAAGGGCTCCCGCGAGGAGGAGCCGGTCCGCGTGCTCGACCATCCCCTCCTCCACCGCTGCCTCGTGGACACGCCGGAGCGCCTCGTCTTCGCCAGCGACATCGGCAATGGCCCCTCGCGCTGGGTGGTGGACGAGCACCGCATCGTCGGCGTCCCCACCGTCCCCGGCGTCGCCTGGTTCGAGCTGGTCCGCGCCGCGCTCGCGGAGAGGGCCCAGGGCAGGACGCTCGAGCTGGTGGACACCTTCTTCCTCTTCCCGCTGCGCGTGCCGGACGGCGAGACGCGCGAGGTCCGGCTCGTCCTCGACAAGGAGGGCGAGGACTACCGCTGGGTGGTGCGCTCGCAGCCGAAGGACGGCTCCGGCAAGGCCACCGCCCACGCCACCGGCCACGCCCGGTTCATCCCCGCTCCGGAGCCGCGGGTGCTCGACGTCGACGCCATCCGCCGCCGGTGCGGCCACACGCCCGCCTCCTTCGAGGCCGAGTACGAGGAGGACCTCGGGCCCCGGTGGCGCAGCGTCCGCCAGCTCCACGTGGGCCAGGGCGAGCTGCTCGTCACCCTGGAGCTCCAGCCGGAGTTCTCCGCCGACTTCCAGCGGATGCACTTCCACCCCTCGCTCATGGACCGGACCTCCGGCATGGCGAAGAGCTTCCTCGCCGCGCACGGCTTCTACCTGCCGTTCGGCTACGGGCGCCTGCGCTTCCTCGGGCCCATTCCGCGGCGCATCCACGCCCACTCGCGCATCCTGGAGCAGGCGGGCTCGGATGGAGAAACGCTCGTCTTCGAGGCCGTGCTCATGGACGAGCAAGGCCGGGTCGTCGCCGAGGTCGAGCGGCTGACCCAGAAGCGGGTGAACGACCCCGCCGCCGAGCTCCGCGCACTGGCCACCTCGGAGCAGGAGCCGGTGTCCGGCACCGGGCGGCCCGAGAGTGAGCGGCAGGAGATCCTCCCCCACGAAGGCGTGGCCGCGCTCGAGCGGTTGCTGGCGGCCCGGGTGATGCCTCAGGTGGTGGTCTCGGTGAGGGACCTGCGGGCCACCCAGGAGCGCACCGACGAGGTCGTCCGCGAGCGAATCGCCGAGGCCGTGGGTGGTTCACGCGCGGAGAGCAGCGGGCTCCAGCCCCGGCCGGGCCTCAAGACGGCCCACGTGGCACCTCGCAACGAGCTGGAGCAGAAGCTCGCCGCGGCCTGGCAGGAGGTGCTGGGCATCGAGGGCATTGGCGTCCACGATGACTTCTTCGAGCTCGGCGGCGACTCCGTCATGGCCATCCAGATCATGGCCCGGGGCAGCCGGCAGGGACTCCAGCTCAACCCGGAGCAGTTCTTCCAGAGCTCGACCATCGCGCAGCTCGCCCGGGTGCTGGAGGGACTGCTGACGCTCCAGGGTCCCGTGGTGGGCGCCGTGCCCCTCACGCCCGGGCAGCACCGCCTCCTCGGAGAGAGTCCTCCGTCCCCCACCGAGGCGAGCCGGGTGCTGGGGCTCGACCTCCCCGGGTCCATCGAGCTTCCCCGCTTGGAGAAGGCGCTCGGAGAGGTGCTCACGCAGCACGATGCGCTCCGCCACCGCTTCGTCCGCGAGGACACGGGCTGGAAGCAGGAGGGCATGCCCCCGGGCACTGCCGTTCCGCTCCTGATGGGGGGTGACGAGACGAACCTCCAGACGAGACTCGACCCGTCCCAGGGAACGCTGCTCGTGGCGGCGCTCGCCCAACGGCCAGGACGGGAGGACCGCCTCCTGCTGGCGGGCCACGGGCTCGTGCTCGACGCGGCGTCGTGGCGCATCCTGGCCGAGGACTTGAAGCAAGCCCTGCGGCGCGAGGATGGCGAGAGCCCGCGCCCCAAGACGGCCTCGTTCAAGCGCTGGGCGGAACGTCTGGCCGAGACCGCCGCGTCCCGGAGCACCGAAGCCCCGCCTCGGGAGAACCTCACGCGCCTCCCCCTGGAGCGCACCGCGCGAGGACCCCTGCGCGAGCACACGGTGTCGCTGTCGGTGGAGGAGACGCGGACGCTCCGGGAGAAGCTCACGAGCGCCTGGCGCGCCGACCTGGGCGAGGCCCTGCTCATGGGACTGGCCCGCGCACTCCCGGCCTGGACGAAGGGGCGCGCGCACCTCGTCGACTTCACCCGCGACGGGCGCGGCGCGTTCGAGGGCATCGACTGCTCCCGCACCGTGGGATGCTTCGATGTGAGCTGGCCGCTGCGTCTCGAATCGCCCGAGGGCGCCGATGAGGTAGCGCTCCTCAAAGCCATCAAGGAGCAGGTCCGCCAGCTCCCCCCGGGCGGCGCTCGCCACCAGGCCGACGTGGAGCTGCGGCTGTCGGACGAGGAGCTTCCGGAAGGGCTCTCCAGCGAGCGCCCACCGGGTGATCACGCGCTGGTGCTCGAGGGCTCGCTGTCCGGCGGCCGGCTCCACCTGCGTTGCACCCATGCGCGGGGCGCCTGCCGGGACTCGGACGTGGAACGGCTCGCCACGGACGTGCTCGGTGCGCTGCGCGCGCTGTGCTCCGGGAGCCAGGACACCCGCGCCGCCCTCACCGCCTCCGACTTCCCCCTCGCCCGCTTGGACGAGGCCCAGCTGGACACCCTCGCCCTGCTGCTCGAGCAGGCCGATCAGTCCGACGAGTGACCGCACCGCATCCCCGAGGACGCCATGAAGAACGTCGATGATGTCTACCGGCTCTCGCCGATGCAGCAGGGCATGCTGTTCCACAGCCTCTACTCGCCCCGGGGAGGCACCTACGTGGAGCAGGTGTACTGGCTGTGGCGCGGGCCACTCGATGCCGCGCTGCTGCGCCAGTCCCTGCAGCGGATGGTGGAGCGCCATGCCGTACTGCGCACCGCCTTCTTCTGGGAGGGCCTCGCCGAGCCCATCCAGGCCGTGCGCCGCGAGGTGAAGGTGCCCTGGGAGCAGCAGGACTGGCAGGGCCTGACGCAGAGCGAGCAGGAGGCGAAGTGGAACGCCCTGCTCAACGCCGATCGTCAGAAGGGTTTCACCCTCACCGCGGCGCCCCTCATGCGCTTCGCCGTGCTGCGGCTCGGGCCGGAGCTGTACCGGTGCCTGTGGAGCTACCACCACCTGCTGCTCGACGGGTGGTCGCTGCCGCTGTGCCTGCGGGAGCTCGCTCAGCACTACGACGCGCTCGCCCAGGGCCGCGAGCCGGAGCTGGAGACGGTGCGCCCCTTCCGGGACTTCATCGCCTGGCAGTCGAAGCGCGACCGCGCGGAGTCCGAGCAGTACTGGCGTCAGGCGCTCCAGGGCTTCACCGCGCCCACGCCGTTCTGGGTGGACCGGGGCGCCGAGCTGCCGAGCCAGGCGGACGCGACGTATGCCGCCCGCACCCTCCGCCTGCCCGCCACCACGATGGAGCGGCTCGCGGCGCTCGCCCGCCAGCATCAGCTCACGCCGGGCACACTCGTGCAGGGAGCCTGGGCCCTGCTGCTCTCCCGCTACAGCGGCGAGCGCGACGTGGCCTTCGGCAACGTGACGTCCAGCCGCTCTCCGTCCCTGCCCGGCTCGGAGATGATGCTGGGGCTCGTCATCAACACGCTGGTGCTGCGCACGGCGGTGCCTCCCGAGGCCCGGCTCATCCCGTGGCTCAAGCAGCTCCAGGCGGACCAGGTCGCCGCGCGCCGGCATGATCAGCTGTCGCTGGTGGAGGTGCAGGGACTCGGTCAGGTGCCGCGGGGGCAGCCGCTGTTCCAGAGCGTCATCGCCATCCACAGCGGTCCGATGCCAAAGCTCCCGCCTTTCGCCGGGGGCAAGGTGACGCTGGACGGCATCGGCTACGCGGACCCCCGGACGGGGCATCCCCTCACCCTCATGGCGGACCTGGCCGAGACGCTGGAGTTGCAGCTCGTCCACGACACGGGCCGCTTCGACACCACCACCGTTGAGCGGATGCTCGGACACCTGCGCGTCCTCCTGGAGGGCATGGTGGCCGGGCCGGAGCGGCTGCTGCGCGAGCTGCCCCTGGTGACGGAGGAGGAGCGGCGCCAGCTCCTCGTGGAGTGGAACGACACCACGCGGCCCTTCCCGCGCGACGCCTGCCTGCACGAGGTCTTCGAGGCCCAGGTGGCACGGACGCCCGAGTCCGTGGCGGTGGAAGCCGAGGGCGCGCGCCTGACGTACCGGGAGCTGGACCGGCGTGCCAACCAGCTCGCGTGGCACCTGCGCTCGCTCGGCGTGGGGCGGGGCGCCATCGTGGGCCTGTGCCTGGAGCGCTCACCGGAGACGGTGGTGGGCGTGCTCGGCATCCTCAAGGCGGGCGGAGCCTACCTGCCGCTGGACCCGGCCTACCCTCGCGAGCGCCTGGCCTTCATGCTGGACCAGGCCCGCGTCTCCGTGCTCGTCACCCAGCGCTCCCTGGCGGAGCTGCTGCCCTCGGGCGGCGAGCGGCGGGTGCTCATGGACGAGGACCGCGAGAAGCTCGCCACGCTGCGCGAGGAGCCACCGCCCTCCGTGGGCACCGGCCCCCTGGACCTCGCGTATGTCATGTACACCTCGGGCTCGACGGGACGGCCCAAGGGCGTGTGCGTGCCCCACCGCGGCGTGATGCGCATGGCCATGGACACCGGCTACTTCGAGACCGGGCCACAAGAGACCTTCCTGCTGCTCTCGCCCATCTCCTTCGATACCTCGGCCTTCGAGCTCTTCGGCAGCCTGCTGCACGGTGCGAAGCTCGCGGTGTGCCCGCCGCACATGCACTCGCTCGAGGAGCTGGGCGGGGTGCTGAAACGCTCCGCCGTGACGACGCTGTGGCTGACGGCGCCCCTCTTCGATCAGATGGTGGCCTACCACCCCGAGGCCCTGGACTCCGTGCGCCAGGTGCTCGCTGGCGGTGACGTGATTCCGCCGGGCCGGGTGAGGGAGCGGCTCTCGCGGGCGGGTTGGGTCATCAACGGCTACGGACCCACGGAGAGCTCCACCTTCACCACCTGCTACGTGATGAAGGAGCCGGGACAGGTGGAGCGCACCGTCTCCATCGGCCGGCCCATCGCCAACACCCAGGTGTACCTGCTGGACGGGCAGCTTCAACCCGTGCCGGTGGGCGTGCCCGGCGAGCTGTACATCGGCGGAGACGGGCTCGCCGTGGGCTACCTCCACCGGCCGGAGCTCACCGCGGAGCGCTTCCTCCCCAATCCCTTTGCCCGCGAGCCGGGAGAGCGGATGTACCGGACAGGCGACATCGCCCGGTACCTGCCGGATGGCCGCATCGAGTTCCTCGGCCGCGCCGACCACCAGGTGAAGATCCGCGGCTTCCGCATCGAGACGGGCGAAATCGAATCGCACCTCCTGGAGCACCCCGCCGTGAAGGAGGCGGTGGTGGTGGCTCGCGAGGACGCACCGGGAGACAGGCGGCTGGTGGCCTACGTGGTACCGGGCGCGGGCCACGCGCCGGAACCCGAGGTGCTGCGCGGCGTCCTCTCGGAGCGACTGCCCACGCACATGGTGCCCTCGGCGGTGGTGGTGCTGGACGTCCTGCCGCTGTCTCCCAACGGCAAGGTGGACCGCAAGGCCCTGCCCGCCCCCACGGGCGCCCGCGCTCCCGAGGCGCCTCCCACGGCCCCGCGTGACGCCGTGGAGCTGCGGCTCGTCGAACTATGGGAGGAGCTGTTGAACGTGCGGCCGGTGGGCATCGACCAGAGCTTCTTCGCGCTGGGTGGGCACTCGCTGCTCGCGATGAGCCTTTTGTCCCAGGTGTCCAAGCGGCTGGGCCGCACCCTGCCCCTGTCGGTGCTCTTCACGCACCCCACCGTCGAGCGGCTCGCCGAGCTGCTGCGCCAGGAGCCCTCGTCCAGCACGGAGTGGACGCCGCTCGTGCCCATCCAGACGCGGGGCAAGCGGCGGCCCCTCTTCTGTGTGCACCCCATTGGCGGCAGCGCGCTCTGTTACGTGCCGCTCTCCCGGAGGCTGGGGACGGAGCAACCCCTCTACGGACTCGAGGCCCCGGGGCTCGATGGCCACCGCGAGCCCTTCACCTCGCTCGAGGCCATGGCGGCGGCGTACCTCGAGGTCCTGCGCAAGGTGCAGCCCGAAGGCCCCTACTCCCTCGCGGGCTGGTCCATGGGCGGCCTCGTCGTCTTCGAGATGGCGCGTGAGCTGCGCCGCCAGGGGCAGAGCGTGGAGCTCGTCGCGCTGATCGACAGCTGGGTGCCCACGCTCCAGCCTGGGGCCGGACCCGCACGGCTCGATGACACGACGCTGCTGCCAGGCTTCGCGATGGAGCTGGGACGCATCGCCGGACATGAGCTCACGCTGTCGGCCGAGGAGCTCGCGCCGCTCGATGCCGAGGCCCGGCTCGCCCTGCTGGCGGAGCGGGCCCGGAGCGTAGGCGCGCTGCCTCCCGGCGTGGGCCCCGAGGTGCTGCGTGCACGCTTCGGTGTCTACCGGGCCCACGCCCGCGCCTTCCAGGAGTACGTGCCCGCCAAGGGCCACCCCGCGCCCCTCCTCCTCATCCGCCCGGAGGACGGCGCGCTCGCGGCCGCCTCGGGACCGATGGGAGGCTGGGACACCGTGACGCAACAGCCGCCCCAGCTCATCCAGATGCCAGGAGACCATTACTCCGTGATGACCGAGCCCCTCGTGGCGGAGCTCGCCCGCGCTCTGCAGGCCGCCCTCCCATGAAGAACGTCCAGGATGTCTACCGGCTCTCGCCCGTGCAGCGGGAGCTCCTCTCCCGGGCCTCGGCGTCCGAGGCGCGTCCCGCCCAGCTTCACTGGAGCTTCCGCCAGGGGCTGGACGAGGCGGCCCTCACCTCCGCCCTGCGCCAGCTCCTCATCCGCCATACCGCCCTGCGCACCGCCTTCTTCGCCCAGGGCATGAACGAGCCCGTGCAGGTGGTGCGCGAGAAGGTCGAGCCCCGCCTGGAGCAGCGGACAGGCCCGCTCGCGGCGTTCCTCGAGGAGGACCGGCGGCGGGACATGAATCCCGCGAACGCGCCCCTGCTCCGCGTCACCGTGCTGCGGGACGCACCCGACATGGGCACGGTCGTCCTCACGTACCACCCGCTCGTGCTCGATGAGGACTCGGCGCAGGTGTGCCTCCGCGAGTTGATGGTGCTCTACCGCGCCGCCCGCGACGGGAGCGAGCCGGTGCTCGGCAAGAGCCGGCCCCACCGCGACTTCATGGCGTGGTTCGAGCAGCAGGACGCGCAGGAGTCGGAGCGGCGGGCCCGGGAGCCACTCCAGGGCGCTCGGTGCTCGCGGATTCCCGAGGCGTGGCGGGTGACACGGCGGGAAGACCCTCACCCCGGCCCTCTCCCAGAGGGAGAGGGGATGATGCAGCGGTTCCTCCTGAGTCCCACGGCCACCGCCCATGTGCAGGCGTTCCTGCGGCAACACACGCTGGAGCTCTCCACACTTCTCCAGGCCGCCTGGGCGGTGCTGCTTCAGCAGCAGGGCCAGGGAAATGACCTGCTCTTCGGCACCTTCGCACACGGGCTCCCGGCCGCACTGACCGGCGGCGGTCCGCTGGTGGGGCGCTTCTCCACGCTCGTTCCTCGACGGCTCCAGGTGCCCTCACGCGGCACGCTGCTGCGCTGGCTCCGGGGCCTCCAGGCCGAACACGCCGAGACACACGCCTCCGATTACTTCGCGCCCTCCCAGTTCCAGAGCTGGCTCGAGGTCCCCCCGGAGGACCTGCCGCTCTTCGACAGCATCGTCACCACCGGCACCGAGGACGAAGCCCTGGGGCCCCTCGCCCGGAGCCTCGGCTTCCACGGCCTCACCCATGAGCTGGCGGCCCTCCCCGCTCCGCTCGTCATCCGCGCCGAGCAGGGCCCCCGGTTGGAGCTGCGATTCCACTACGACCCCGGACAGCTCGCCTCCACCGCGGTGGCCCATGCCGCCGCGCACCTCGGGACGCTCCTGGAAGAGCTGGCGCTGCGGGCCGAGCAGGAGCCCTCCGCGCTCTCGCCGCCACCGGAGATGCCGGAGAACCGGATGAGGGGCTCCATCACGGGAGGCACCCGCTTCGGAGCGGCCGAGGTCCAGGCCGTGCTCGCGCGGCACCCGGCGGTGGCGCGAGTGTCCGTGCTTCCCGATGCGAGCACGCCCGGCTCTGGCGCACTCGTGGCCCGAGTGGAGCCTGTGCGCCCGGCCACCGGAGCCCGGAAGAAGCCCGGCTTCGGCCTCTTCTTCTTCGCCAACGAAGGCGCTGGAACGAGCGACAAGTACCGCCTCTATCTGGACGGAGCACGGTTCGCGGACCGCAATGGCTTCACGGCCATCTGGACGCCCGAGCGCCACTTCGACGAGCACGGCGGGCTCTACCCGAACCCCTCGGTGCTGAGCGCCGCGCTGAGCACCATCACCGAGCGCATCGGTCTGCGCTCGGGCAGCGTCGTGCTGCCACTGCACAGTCCCTTCCGGGTGGCGGAGGAGTGGTCGGTCATCGACAACCTGTCGAAGGGCCGGGTGGGGCTGTCGGTGACGTCCGGATGGATGCCCAACGACTTCGCGCTGGCACCGGACCACTTCGAGGGCAAGCGCGAGGTGCTGTTCCGCTCGCTCGAGCAGGTACGGGAACTGTGGCGCGGTGGTGCCGTGTCTACGCGGGACGGAGCGGGCAACGAGGTCCAGCTGCGCACCTTCCCCCGGCCCGTCCAGCCCGAGCTGCCCGTCTGGCTCACCTGCCCCGGCAACCCCGAGCTCTTCGAGAAGGCGGGCGAACTGGGGCTGAACGTGCTGACCTCACTGGCCTCGCAGCCGGTGGACGAGGTGCGGGAAAAGATCGCCCTCTACCGGGCGGCCCGGGAGCGAGCGGGACATGACCCGGCGGCGGGCACGGTGTCGGTGATGCTGCACACGTTCGTGGGACGGGAGTCCGGCGAGGTGCTCGACCGGGTCCGAGGGCCGCTCACGCACTACCTGCGCACGCACCTGCGGCTCCAGCAGATGCGCGTGCGAAGCCTGGACATCCAGATGGACATCGACGACCCGAAGTGGCTCGACTCGCTGGCCACGTTCGCCTTCGAGCAGCACTACCGGATGAGCGCGTTGATTGGCACGCCCACCTCGTGCCTGCCGATGGTGGACCGGCTGATGGAGGCGGGGGCGGACGAGCTGGCGTGCTTCATCGACTTCGGCGTCGCCGAGGCCCAC
The sequence above is drawn from the Archangium gephyra genome and encodes:
- a CDS encoding type I polyketide synthase — its product is MSTEQQPLEVEAIAIVGMACRFPGAPTVEQFWHNLQEGLESISFFSDTELERAAIDPAELGDARYVKARGVLEGIELFDARFFGFSPREAELTDPQQRVFLECAWEAFERAGYDPAAYAGPIGVFAGAGTNGYLLHHLAPAGRLVGTANAFQAILHNKNDHLATRTAYKLDLKGPSISVQTACSTSLVSVVLACQSLLSHQCDMALAGGVSLPLPQRTGYLYNERGIGSPDGHCRAFDARAQGTVPSSGAGVVLLKRLADALADGDTIHAVIRGGALNNDGASKVGYTAPSVEGQAEVISMAQALAGVSPDSLSYVEAHGTGTPIGDPIEVQALTQAFRRHTQRQGFCALGSVKTNLGHLDTAAGVAGLIKTTLALQHRRLPPSLHFESPNPELGLDSSPFYVNARLRDWDAPAPRRAGVSAFGLGGTNAHVVLEEAPERSAPAASRPFQLLQLSARSDAALEAMTARLAQHLERNPGLPLADVAYTLAVGRRTFDHRRFVVCRDASDAIQALASLHPGQVLSRVQEPVRRSLVFMFPGQGSQHPAMAADLHASEPVFREELERCLDSLRRRHDLDLRPLLFPADRNDSHAAKRLELTALAQPALFAVEYALAKLLESWGLRPDAMIGHSVGEFVAACLAGVFSLEDALDLVALRGRLLQACPPGSMLSVQLPEHELPPLLGAGLELAAVNGPSSCVVAGATEAIDALERRLSERAVTCRRLHTSHAFHCARVDSAVAPFREAVARVKRNPPTLRFLSGTTGTWLSAEQAMDPGYWAEHLRRPVRFADGLDELLKEDKALLLEVGPGRALRTLARWHPRKKPDTAVLSCLPSPDEQRTSDVEHLLRTVGQLWLHGVEAPGLFSAEKRQRVPLPTYPFERQRHWVELRASPSAPVGSLEKRTDLSSWFYLPVWKESVPPTAPKPAAGAKPTAWLLLMDGAGLGARIAEHLRQQGAEVVEARLGRAFRRTGADTFELAPTREAHAALLSELRTEGRAPERILHLFGLTPESTGVSSEDVLSRSFHSLLLLAQALGSQGLERPVHLMTVTNGMQEVTGGDLVWPEQATVLGPVRVIPREYPSLRCRSVDVSLPPADSLHFDRLAGLLAAEASSDSEEPVIAWRNNRRWVQGFEPLRIDEGTPPLRERGVYLITGGFGGMGLSLAEALATRVKARLVLTSRTGLPPREEWPRLLNAPGQEETRRRIRAIQRLEELGAEVLVCRADVTELEAMRGAVAAARERFGALHGVIHAAGVPGGGLIQLKTPEAAAAVLAPKVKGTQVLAAAIEGLRPDFLVACSSLSSVVGRLGQVDYTAANTFLDAFLRSWHTRTGIHAVAVNWGAWDEVGMAARKGSREEEPVRVLDHPLLHRCLVDTPERLVFASDIGNGPSRWVVDEHRIVGVPTVPGVAWFELVRAALAERAQGRTLELVDTFFLFPLRVPDGETREVRLVLDKEGEDYRWVVRSQPKDGSGKATAHATGHARFIPAPEPRVLDVDAIRRRCGHTPASFEAEYEEDLGPRWRSVRQLHVGQGELLVTLELQPEFSADFQRMHFHPSLMDRTSGMAKSFLAAHGFYLPFGYGRLRFLGPIPRRIHAHSRILEQAGSDGETLVFEAVLMDEQGRVVAEVERLTQKRVNDPAAELRALATSEQEPVSGTGRPESERQEILPHEGVAALERLLAARVMPQVVVSVRDLRATQERTDEVVRERIAEAVGGSRAESSGLQPRPGLKTAHVAPRNELEQKLAAAWQEVLGIEGIGVHDDFFELGGDSVMAIQIMARGSRQGLQLNPEQFFQSSTIAQLARVLEGLLTLQGPVVGAVPLTPGQHRLLGESPPSPTEASRVLGLDLPGSIELPRLEKALGEVLTQHDALRHRFVREDTGWKQEGMPPGTAVPLLMGGDETNLQTRLDPSQGTLLVAALAQRPGREDRLLLAGHGLVLDAASWRILAEDLKQALRREDGESPRPKTASFKRWAERLAETAASRSTEAPPRENLTRLPLERTARGPLREHTVSLSVEETRTLREKLTSAWRADLGEALLMGLARALPAWTKGRAHLVDFTRDGRGAFEGIDCSRTVGCFDVSWPLRLESPEGADEVALLKAIKEQVRQLPPGGARHQADVELRLSDEELPEGLSSERPPGDHALVLEGSLSGGRLHLRCTHARGACRDSDVERLATDVLGALRALCSGSQDTRAALTASDFPLARLDEAQLDTLALLLEQADQSDE
- a CDS encoding non-ribosomal peptide synthetase — its product is MKNVDDVYRLSPMQQGMLFHSLYSPRGGTYVEQVYWLWRGPLDAALLRQSLQRMVERHAVLRTAFFWEGLAEPIQAVRREVKVPWEQQDWQGLTQSEQEAKWNALLNADRQKGFTLTAAPLMRFAVLRLGPELYRCLWSYHHLLLDGWSLPLCLRELAQHYDALAQGREPELETVRPFRDFIAWQSKRDRAESEQYWRQALQGFTAPTPFWVDRGAELPSQADATYAARTLRLPATTMERLAALARQHQLTPGTLVQGAWALLLSRYSGERDVAFGNVTSSRSPSLPGSEMMLGLVINTLVLRTAVPPEARLIPWLKQLQADQVAARRHDQLSLVEVQGLGQVPRGQPLFQSVIAIHSGPMPKLPPFAGGKVTLDGIGYADPRTGHPLTLMADLAETLELQLVHDTGRFDTTTVERMLGHLRVLLEGMVAGPERLLRELPLVTEEERRQLLVEWNDTTRPFPRDACLHEVFEAQVARTPESVAVEAEGARLTYRELDRRANQLAWHLRSLGVGRGAIVGLCLERSPETVVGVLGILKAGGAYLPLDPAYPRERLAFMLDQARVSVLVTQRSLAELLPSGGERRVLMDEDREKLATLREEPPPSVGTGPLDLAYVMYTSGSTGRPKGVCVPHRGVMRMAMDTGYFETGPQETFLLLSPISFDTSAFELFGSLLHGAKLAVCPPHMHSLEELGGVLKRSAVTTLWLTAPLFDQMVAYHPEALDSVRQVLAGGDVIPPGRVRERLSRAGWVINGYGPTESSTFTTCYVMKEPGQVERTVSIGRPIANTQVYLLDGQLQPVPVGVPGELYIGGDGLAVGYLHRPELTAERFLPNPFAREPGERMYRTGDIARYLPDGRIEFLGRADHQVKIRGFRIETGEIESHLLEHPAVKEAVVVAREDAPGDRRLVAYVVPGAGHAPEPEVLRGVLSERLPTHMVPSAVVVLDVLPLSPNGKVDRKALPAPTGARAPEAPPTAPRDAVELRLVELWEELLNVRPVGIDQSFFALGGHSLLAMSLLSQVSKRLGRTLPLSVLFTHPTVERLAELLRQEPSSSTEWTPLVPIQTRGKRRPLFCVHPIGGSALCYVPLSRRLGTEQPLYGLEAPGLDGHREPFTSLEAMAAAYLEVLRKVQPEGPYSLAGWSMGGLVVFEMARELRRQGQSVELVALIDSWVPTLQPGAGPARLDDTTLLPGFAMELGRIAGHELTLSAEELAPLDAEARLALLAERARSVGALPPGVGPEVLRARFGVYRAHARAFQEYVPAKGHPAPLLLIRPEDGALAAASGPMGGWDTVTQQPPQLIQMPGDHYSVMTEPLVAELARALQAALP